GCCAAGATTTTCTCTCCTCCTCCGACAGACAAGACAACACCCATTGAGCCAGATCCCCCCTGGGGGTCTTAGGAGAGCCCACCCCGATCCTAAGACGAGGTATATCGCAGGTCCCAAGGGAACCTATCACAGAGGCCATGCCCTTCTGCCCTCCAGCGCTGCCTCGGTCCCTCATCCTGAGCCTCCCAAATGGAAGGGCCACATCGTCATATACTACCATTATTGAACCTATGGGGACCTTAAAGTAACCCACCGCCTCCATAACCGCAAGACCACTCAAGTTCATGTACGTTGTGGGCTTCATGAGGCAGCACGTCTCTCCCTCGATCCTTACGGAATCCCAGAACAGGGATCTAAACCTCTCCCTTGGAGCCCCCGCCCCCAAAGCCTGGACCAGGTGATCAATCACAAGCCACCCTGCGTTGTGCCTGGTCCAAACATATTGAGGGCCTGGGTTACCCAGGCCCACGATCAACCTCATGACAGGTCGCTAGACCCCTACTCTCCGCCCTTCTTGGCCTTGCCCTTAGCCAGGACCTCCACCTCACGGGGCTCACCCTCGGCAGATTCCGCCTCCTCCTCCGGGGAAGAAACCGCCACCACCACCGTATCCTGCGGCAAGACCCAGTGGACCTTGGGGCCGAACTGCAGATCCGAAATCCGCACCTCGCCACCCATCTCAAGGGACCTCACATCTATGTCCACCCGCTCCGGGATATCCTCGGGGAACACCTCCGCCACCAGTTCATAGTGGTACTGCTCAAGCACACCGCCCTGCTTAACCCCAGCGCACACGTCCTTACCGTGCAGGTGCACAGGGATCTGAACCCTCACCTTGTGATCCTTCACCATCTGGAGGAAGTCCAGATGCACCAGATCCCTGGTAAGGGGGTGGCGCTGGATCTCCTTTATGAGCGCCATCTCCTGCTTCCCGTTCACCGCCAGCTCAATAACGGTGGTCTCCCAACTCTCGCTGGCGCACACCGCCTGAACCTCCTTGGCGTTAACGTATCCGGCCACGCCAGCCTCATAGGAGGGGCCGTAAACCACCGCCGGGATCATACCCTCACCGCGAAGCTTCCTGCAGGCTCCCTTGCCAAGGCCATCCCTATCGTGAAACTGCACCTTTACCCTTTCCTTCATATCCTTCATCCTCCTCCGACGCAGATCCCCGGGGCACCATAAAGGCGAAAACTCCCGCCCCGCGACTACTACGACCTTTTTTGATTTTTTATTACGACTCAGCGCGAGGGGCGCTGATGAAACAAGATGCTCACGGAGTGATCCGAGTGTATACGCCTTATGGCTTCAGCAAAAAGCGGCGCTATTGAAAGGGTGGTTATCTTATCGCACATCTTGTCTTGGCTCATGGGTATGGTGTCCGTAAGCACCAGCTCCTCTATTACGGAGGAGCGAATCCTGTCCACCGCGGGACCGGACAGAACACCGTGGGTGGCGCAGGCCAAGACCCTCCGGGCCCCCTTCTCAATAAGGGCGCTGGCGGCGTTCACCAGCGTGCCGGCGGTGTCCACTATATCGTCCACCAATATGGCCACCTTGTCCTTAACATCCCCGATTATCTCCATAACTTCACAGAAGTTGGCCACCTCATGGGACCTGCGCTTATCCACTATGGCCAGATCCGCATTAAGGTGCCCTGCAAAGTTACGGGCCCTCACCACGCCGCCAATGTCCGGAGAGACCACCACTACGCCGTCGGCCTCTATGTCGTCCTTCAATGTCCTCTTGAAGTAGGATGCCAAAAGGGGTATCCCGGTCAGATGGTCAACGGGTATGTCAAAGAAGCCCTGGATCTGACCCGCATGAAGGTCCGCGGCTATCATCCTGTCCGTGCCTGCCACGCTGAGCAGGTTGGCCACCAACTTGGCGGTGATGGGCTCCCTGGAGCGGGTCTTCCTATCCTGCCTGGCGTAACCAAAGTAGGGAGTAACCACGTTTATCCTGTAAGCGGAAGCCCTCGCAAGGGCGTCCACCATCACCAGCAATTCCATAAGGTTCTCGTTGACCGGGTTGCAGGTGGGCTGCACCACGTAAACATCCGCACCCCTCACGCTCTCCTCAATGGAAACCCCTATCTCGCCATCGGAGAACCTGAAGAGTTTGCAAGCCGCAAGGGGCACCCCCAGATTCATGCATATGCTCTCCGCAAACTGAGGATGCGAGCTGCCGGATAAAACCTTTATCTCCTTGAGCCCCGCCGTCATCACGCAACACCCTTCCTCAATCTTTTTTCTGTCTCCGCCGGCTCCACCCCTCCACGTTCCTCTGCTTCGCCCTGGCAACCGCCAAGGAGCCGGCAGGTACGTCCTGGGTTATCACAGAACCTGCGGCAGTCGTAGCCCCATCCCCCACGCTGACCGGCGCGACCAACATGGTGTCGCTGCCTATGAAGCAGCCATCCCCTATTACCGTGGGGTTTTTGGATACCCCGTCA
The window above is part of the Thermanaerothrix sp. genome. Proteins encoded here:
- a CDS encoding ribose-phosphate pyrophosphokinase; translated protein: MTAGLKEIKVLSGSSHPQFAESICMNLGVPLAACKLFRFSDGEIGVSIEESVRGADVYVVQPTCNPVNENLMELLVMVDALARASAYRINVVTPYFGYARQDRKTRSREPITAKLVANLLSVAGTDRMIAADLHAGQIQGFFDIPVDHLTGIPLLASYFKRTLKDDIEADGVVVVSPDIGGVVRARNFAGHLNADLAIVDKRRSHEVANFCEVMEIIGDVKDKVAILVDDIVDTAGTLVNAASALIEKGARRVLACATHGVLSGPAVDRIRSSVIEELVLTDTIPMSQDKMCDKITTLSIAPLFAEAIRRIHSDHSVSILFHQRPSR
- the pth gene encoding aminoacyl-tRNA hydrolase, with the translated sequence MRLIVGLGNPGPQYVWTRHNAGWLVIDHLVQALGAGAPRERFRSLFWDSVRIEGETCCLMKPTTYMNLSGLAVMEAVGYFKVPIGSIMVVYDDVALPFGRLRMRDRGSAGGQKGMASVIGSLGTCDIPRLRIGVGSPKTPRGDLAQWVLSCLSEEERKSWPLVARCAEEAIRLWIRSGVEEAMCRVNSKDFCPIG
- a CDS encoding 50S ribosomal protein L25, with translation MKERVKVQFHDRDGLGKGACRKLRGEGMIPAVVYGPSYEAGVAGYVNAKEVQAVCASESWETTVIELAVNGKQEMALIKEIQRHPLTRDLVHLDFLQMVKDHKVRVQIPVHLHGKDVCAGVKQGGVLEQYHYELVAEVFPEDIPERVDIDVRSLEMGGEVRISDLQFGPKVHWVLPQDTVVVAVSSPEEEAESAEGEPREVEVLAKGKAKKGGE